GCTGCACTTACTTCTTGTGCGGCTACAAAACTTACGGCCATCAAAGCCGTTGTTCCCAGAAGTTTTTTAGTCATTCATCGTCCTCCAAAAAGGAATTATAACTTTCATTTACATATAATCCTAGAGATCAATATTCGTAAAGTCTCCGGATTCATAAACCTATTTCAACGCTTTTTCCCGTCAAATTCAAGATTCCCTATGATTAGATAGGCCTGTTTTTTTATGAGTGTGTCGTGTGCGCAACAGTCTGAATTTCCCCTATACCATTTACTATTTCGCTTTTCTTAACACACCCATATTGATCAGGTCATTTAAAACACCCTCTTGCTTTATATGATTCAGCTGCAAAAAATTGTCAGAAAATGTTTGAAAATCAAAGGGCGCATTCTTAAGCATCCAGGGAATAACAGAAGTAAATTCTGTTGGAATTGGGACAGTTGTCCCCTTCGGTCCTTTCAGTAAGTTTTCATTCTCACTCTCTATGATCGAGAAGTTTTCTGAAGTGAGGTGAAAATGAGGATTTGTCTTGAAACTAGGCAATGTAAAATGGCTTCTGGGGTATCCACGGCTTTTTGACAGCCGATCTAGTTCGGTTTCAAAGCATGGATCTTCTACAATTGAGAGAACTTCTTTGACGAATTTGTTCAAATATTTTTTGTTATCTTGTTTGTGGGGTGGAATGTAATTTCTCAAGAATTCTGAACTTAGCCCTTTTTCGAACAGATAGCTTAAAAGGTCCAAGCCAATGAGAGGGCTGCCTCCAAATGAAATATGTACCGTTCCTTCAGACGTGGCTAAAGCATCGTGGTACTGTCCACGTGGGATGTACAGAAAATCCCCGGGCTTGAGAGTGATATCCAATAAAACATCGCCTTTTTTCTGTTCTGCACGAGCTTCATTGCGCATTTTTAGAAAAGTTGGATGGGAGATGGGGTTAACTTCTCGTCCATCATATACTAGCCATCTTTTCTCACCTACTGTGTGAAAAACAAAGACTTCATGTGTATCGAAGTGGCTATGAAAAGCCTGCTTTTCCTTCCAAGAGCAATACAGATTTGCTTGAATCTTTGAACTGAAAGTTCTTTCCAGCAGATTTGCTATATGAGACAGATCGGGCAAAAGTGAGTCAATGTCGTTACAGACGAGGGAGGCACCCTGTTCCAGAAAAGTGACAATTTGGGTTGAGTTGGGTTGTAAAATCTGTTGCTGATTGCGGTCAATGGCAGGATAGCAATATAAAGAAGGGTTTATAGGCTTGTTTTCTAGATGGAGTTGAAGAGAAGTGGAAGACCACACAGAAGTCATATTAAGGATCTGGTTTAATTTTTCCCAGGTCATGAGGGAGGTCAAAACTTCGTATTCGTCTTTGTTCTTAGACTGGAAGGGGATATGAAGGGGTTTTTTATCATAATAAACCTCGAAAAATTCTTCAATACCAATGGGGTGTAGAATTTTTTCGAAATCTAGTGGAAAGGCCATTTCAATTCCCTTGATGAAAGAGTTGACGAAGTGCATGCATGATGGCTTATATGTGCTTGAATGCAGACAATTTACTGATAGAAGATTCTCATGGTTTTGTCAAAAACAACTTTGCTTATTGTGAATAATGACGCTTTCTTATCTGAGAGTGTCAGGCCCTTTTTGAACAAAGAGAAGATTGCATATGATGAAATTTCTTTTTCAGAATTTGAAGGCCAATGCCTTCAGAAAGAGGGATGGGATGAGGAATATTCTGGATACATACTTCATATTAGTAATGAGGAAGAGGCGCAGTTTTTGGCAAGCCATGTTCAGGTCAGTAGTTCTTTCATAGTCATATCAAACTGTGTAGCAAAGCTGAAGGAAGGAATTCTCGTTAGAAAACCATTTCGAGTGAGTGATCTCTTGAGATATATATTAGACATTTCTAAAAGCAAAAAACCCCTTTCTACTTTCTCCTTTGGAGCATTTGTTTTTGATGGGCAGTCAAAAGTTTTACACTGTACAGAGACAGATGCAGATACGTTCTTGACTGAAAAAGAAGCAAAACTCCTATGGTTGTTACACCAAGCTGCAGGAGATGCGGTTGCAAAGGAAAGATGCCTGGAGAGCGTATGGGGGTACAGCAAAGGGATCAGCACAAGGACTCTGGAAAGTCACATTTATAGGCTTCGGCAAAAAGTTGAGAAAAATCCTGCCACGCCCGTTTGGTTGCTTACGACTCCAAAAGGGTATTGCCTTGTAAGGTAATTACTCATTTTTAAGAAGCCGACTTTTTTGGCGGTTCCAGTCGCGTTCCTTTTCCACTGCGCGCTTGTCAACTTGGTGTTTTCCGGTTGCGATGCCAAGGGAGAGCTTTACGAGACCACGCTTGTTAAAATACATTGATAGAGGAATCAGTGTAACACCCTTCTTTTTAATGGCGGCTAATAATTTGTTCAGCTCCCGCCTTTTCAAGAGTAATTTACGGGGGCGACGGGTTTCATGGTTCAATTGATGGGATTCAGTATATTCGGGGATATAGGCGTTGAACAAAAAGAGCTCGCCCTTGTCCTCCCCCGCGTAGGACTCTTTAATGCTCGCTTGCCCTTTTCTTAAAGCCTTGACTTCGCTACCTACTAATATAATACCTGCCTCGAGGGTAGATTCTATAAAGTAATCATGGCGAGCTTTTCGATTTTGAGCTACTATTCGGTTGAGGGATTTGATTTTCTTGGCCATGGTACTATACACTTAATGGGGAGAGACGAGTCCCTACCATATACAGAGTTCTGAAGGATTTAAAAAGGGAAAAGGCGTTGAAGGTGAATAATAGACAGGGATTATGTGGCAGATATTCCACATGGGGAATAATAAAATTGGGTATAGAAAGAATGGTCAGGGGTTTTATTGGGTTTAGTTCCATGTGGTTAACAATGACGGGGCTGTTTGTCATGCTCATAGGCGGAATAGATTCAGCTTGGGGGCGTGTAGCGTCTCCTACTTGTAACAAAGCACTTAAGGGAGCTTTTGAAGCTTCAGAAAAAGGGAAGTGGCAAGATGCTTTCAAAAAAGTTTCAGCACAACAATGCCCCTTATCTACCAAGCTTCTTCAATGGGCTTATTATCAAGACAATAGAACAAAGGCTTCATTTGAAAATATCACTGATTTTGTTATCAAAAATCCTTCTTGGCCCTCTGGGAAGCTCCTTGCCGAAAATGCGGAGAATTCTCTTAGTGCAAAAACTCCAGATACATTGATCCTGAGTTGGTTTCAAAATAGAAATCCGAAGACTGCGCGGGGAGGAGTATACCTAGCTGAAGCACTTTTAAGAGCTGGCAGAGCTGGAGAAGCAGTCACTATTATCAAATCAACTTGGCGGGATATGAATTTTGGAAGTGCTGGGGAAGAGAAAGCTTTTTACTTAAAACACAAGTCCCATTTAAACCCTCAAGATCATATCGCTAGGCTAGATCGTCATTTGCGAGAGGACAATGAGTACCTCGTGAAACGTATGTTGCCCAGGGTGGATATTGGACACCGACTTTTAGCCAAAGCGAGGCTAGCTCTTCGGAAAAAGAGAGGGGGAGTTGATCTGTTGATTGCAAAAATCCCTTTTAAGTTGATGCAAAAAGCAGGGCTTGTGTACGAAAGGGTTCGATGGCGTCGGCAAAAATCATCTACTCATTACGATAATGGTGCCTGGGAGCTATTAAGTGGCCTTAATGGTAATACTGAATACTCTTCCCAGCTTTGGCGTGAGAGGGCAATTTTGGCGAGACGGGCCATAGAGAGAAAGCATTTCCAACGGGCCTATGATTTGGTGAAAGGACATGGATTCAGTGCGGGTGTTGTTTTTGCAGAGGGCGAATGGTTAGCGGGGTGGCTCTCTTTAAGATTTTTAAATAAACCGGAACGTGCTCTTAAACATTTTGAGCGATTACATGCCAATGTGAAAACGCCTCTAAGTCGTTCACGTGGAGCTTATTGGTCTGGCAGAGCAGAGGAAGCATTAGGCCATTCCAAGAAAGCTAAGGAATGGTATACAGCTGCCTCTAAATATCAAACAACCTACTATGGACAATTAGCTCTTGAGCGGCTTAATAAACCCAAGTCAGTAAAGTTATTTAAGGCTCCTCGCTATACGAATGGGGATAAGCAGTCCTTCGAAAAAAAGGAATTGGCTCGTGTCGCCATGTTGCTGAAAGAAGTTGGCCAAGATGGGTGGATTGACGAATTTTTGATGCAGTTGGCCCTGCGAGCGAAATCATCTAAGGAAATGGATCTAGCCATTTCTTTTGCAAAAAATGTTGACCCAAGACATATTGTTATAGTTGCAAGGGTTGTTGCGCTTAAAGAGGTTGTTCTTCATCCACACGCATATCCAACTCATTCATTGAATTACCCTAAAAATGAGAACTTAGAGCCCGCATTAGTTTGGGCCTTAATCCATCGAGAGAGTGGGTTTGACCCAGGCCTTACGAGTGTTGCAGGGGCACAGGGAATGATGCAATTAATGCCTTCAACGGCAAATAGAATTGCGAAAAAGAAAGGGCTTAGGGTCAGGAAAGGTGATCTTTTAAAAAATCCCGACCTTAATATGCGATTAGGATGTTCGGTTATTGCTGAACTATTAAAAGCATACGACGGGTCCTATCCTCTCGCGCTTGCAGCATACAACGCTGGGCCTGAGCCAGTGAATGAGTGGATTAAAGACTTTGGAGATCCGAGGAAGCCCGATGTGGATGAAATCGATTGGATTGAACTCATTTCATACTTTGAAACGAGAGATTATGTGCAACGGGTTCTTGAGCTGGTTCATATCTATCGAAATAAGGATGAAACCTTACTTTCTAAGGCATTCTAGAATATAGACTCTAATGGTGCTAGAGAGATTGGCAGAGCGTGCTTCATCAATGTTTTCTATTAGCTTGTTGAGGGGGACTCCTTTTGTGGCTGCAATTTTCTTTAGTTCTTGCCAAAAAGGTGTTTCAAGGGAAATACTTGTTTTGTGGCCCCATAGTGTAATGGAGTGCTTTTGAAGAGAGGATTCAGTCACTCTGTAGGGCCAATCATTTTTTCGGGCCGGACCCAAGTATCAAATTCTTTTTCTGAGACATACCCTAATGCTAAAGAAGCTTCTTTGAGGGTTAGGTCTTCATTGTAGGCTTTTTTTGATATTTCAGTAGCATTATCATAGCCAATGTGAGGAGAAAGTGCCGTTACGAGCATGAGAGATTGTTCTAGAAAGTCATTAATACGATCATGATTTGCTTTGATTCCAGAAACACATTTATCAGCAAAGACCCGCATCCCATCGGAAAGTAGCATAATCGATTGGAGCAGGTTATAAATGATAACTGGATTAAAGACATTTAGCTCCAGGTGTCCCGAGGCGCCGGCAATGGTAATAGTGACGTGGTTGCCCATGACTTGGCTCGCGATCATGGTCAGGGCCTCAGCTTGAGTTGGGTTAACTTTCCCGGGCATGATGGAAGATCCAGGCTCATTTTCAGGGAGGATGATTTCTCCAAGGCCGCTTCGGGGGCCTGATCCAAGCAAACGAATGTCATTTGCAATTTTCATGCAGGATGTGGCTATTACATTAAGGACTCCCGACAGTTCAACGAGTGCGTCGTGGGAAGCCATTCCTTCGAACTTATTTTTAGCAACGCAAAACGGAAATCCCGTCGCTTTTGCAACTTGCTTGGCAAACTTCTTATCAAAGTCTTTCTTTGCATTAAGGCCAGTCCCTACAGCTGTGCCCCCTTGAACTAGTGGATACAGCCTGGGCAAAGTTCCATCAATTCGTTCAAGTCCAAGGGAAATTTGTTCTGCATATGCTGAGAATTCCTGTCCCAGCGTGATGGGGGTTGCATCTTGTAAATGGGTACGCCCCAATTTAACTATGTCCTGAAAATCCTTAACCTTTTTTTCCAACGCTTTATGAAAGTGCTTAAGGGAAGGAATGAGGGACTCTTGAACTTCAAGGACTGCGGCAATGTGCATGGCGGTGGGGAAAGAATCATTTGTAGATTGGGCCATGTTTACGTGATCATTAGGGTGAATGGGTGCTTTTGACCCCAAAGAGCTGCCAAGAAGTTTGTTAGCACCATTTGCAATGACTTCGTTTAGGTTCATGTTTGTTTGTGTACCAGAACCCGTTTGCCAAACAACAAGTGGAAAGTGGTCGTCATATTTTCCGGAAATGATTTCATCTGCGACCTGGCAGATCACTGAACCTAGCTTTGGTTCAAGGGATTTTAGATCCATGTTTACAAGGGCAGCAGATTTTTTCTGAAGGGCAAAGGCGTGGATAAAGGCAAGGGGAAGCCTTTCATTTCCGATAGGGAAATTTTCCAAAGACCTTTGGGTCTGGGCACCCCAGTACTTGTCGCTCTCAACAGCCATCTTCCCGAAGGAATCTGTCTCGGTGCGCTTTGACATTGTAGTGGCTTTATTTTTTCCGGAAGGTATCAAGGGTGATCACCTTTCCTGTTGGATCTTCTGCAGCTTTTGCTTTCCCTTTTTTGGAGGTTTTTTTCGGTGCGGGTGGAAGTTCCTCAGGAAGTTCAGTAGGATTAAACTGGAGGCCGAACTTAACCGAGGGATCCACAAAACCTGTGATGGCTCCATAGGGTACATAGATAGGTTCTTGAATGTCATTAAAGCTCAAAGTCACATAAAATCCTTTAGTATCAACCTTTAAATCCCAAAATTGGTATTGAAGGACGATGGTTACTTCATCGGGATGGCGTTCTTTCAAATAGTCTGCCATTTCAACACCAGGATAGTGGGTTTGGAAAGTGATATAAAGGTGATGTTGTCCTGGAAGGCCATCTTTTTCAACCAATTTAAGGACGTCTTTTACAACACTTCTAAGGGCTTCTTGGACGATTTCTTCGTAATATATGGTCACGTTATTGCCTTTTATTGACCTAGACACACAAAATATGGGGGCTTCTGTTGCCCGGTGCCCCCGAACCGCGCGTTATATTAACTAAATACAACGACTTAAACTACATAAATCAAATTCTTTCGAATCAGATTAAGCAGCCATTGTTGCAGCTTCGTGATTGTCGTTGATAAAGTCACCTCTAACACCAACATTATCATTTACTGCAGTTACTAATGTATCGGCATTTATTTTGCCTAGCCCGATAACGGTGGTACCATGCCGAGCAAAAAGCAAATCTTTACTACACACGTCGATCCTGTTTCACCCCCACAAAAAGAATGCCTAAAACCGAAAGTTCATTCCTTTGGTGGAGGCGCCGGGTACTGCCCCCGGGTCTGTAATGCTTATTCCATCAACCGTTTATTGCCATAGTTGGTCTCCCAACACCTTTAATATAAGCTATTTTCGGTGATTTTCAAAGGATTTTAGAAGTTTTTTCTGGTTTTATTTTTTTTGTCAGGATAGATTCGGTGAAAGTTACAATATTAACCCTAAATTTTATGGAGAAATCCTGTGCTTACAGATGATCAAAAAGCTGGAATTGAAGAGCAACGTACAACTGAGTTTAAGACGCGTCGGGCAACAGTTCCTACGTTAGAGGATATTCTCTATACGGCATTTCCCGTATTAGATCATGGGTTTGTACGAGTCGTTGATTATATGGGGGATGATCAAGCCGTTGTACAGGCGGCAAGGGTTTCTTATGGGCGTGGGACAAAAAAAGTCAGTGAAGACAAGGGGTTAATTAATTATTTGATGCGTCACCGCCATTCTACACCTTTTGAGATGTGTGAGATCAAATTTCACGTAAAGTTGCCCTTTTTTGTGGCACGACATTGGATTCGTCACCGGACGGCTAATGTAAACGAGTATTCTGCCCGTTATTCTATCCTTGACAATGAGTTTTATATACCGGCACCTGATCAATTAGCGGCGCAAGCAACGGAGAATCGTCAGGGGAGAGGTCGAGTCTTAACAGGCGCTGAATCCGAGAAGATCTTGAAAATGTTGAAAGAGGATGCGCTGCAATCCTATGAGCATTATGGTGAAATGCTCAATGTAGATGATCAAGGAGTTGTCAAAGATCCTGAAAACTCTGGTTTGGCACGTGAACTTGCACGCATGAATCTTTCCCTTAATTTCTACACCCAGTGGTATTGGAAGGTCGATCTTCATAATTTGATGCATTTTTTGTCTTTGCGTTGTAGCGAGTTTGCTCAATACGAGATTCGTGTTTATGCCCAGGAAATGATCAAGATGCTAAAAAAATGGGTTCCACATACGTACGAGGCTTTTGTGCAGCATCGCCTAGAGGGCGCTGGATTGTCACG
The sequence above is drawn from the Alphaproteobacteria bacterium genome and encodes:
- a CDS encoding FAD-dependent thymidylate synthase, with product MLTDDQKAGIEEQRTTEFKTRRATVPTLEDILYTAFPVLDHGFVRVVDYMGDDQAVVQAARVSYGRGTKKVSEDKGLINYLMRHRHSTPFEMCEIKFHVKLPFFVARHWIRHRTANVNEYSARYSILDNEFYIPAPDQLAAQATENRQGRGRVLTGAESEKILKMLKEDALQSYEHYGEMLNVDDQGVVKDPENSGLARELARMNLSLNFYTQWYWKVDLHNLMHFLSLRCSEFAQYEIRVYAQEMIKMLKKWVPHTYEAFVQHRLEGAGLSRGGLEAVKKLIRGQNVSREDVGLTAREWRELTDLLEMDLENPQKVA
- the fumC gene encoding class II fumarate hydratase; the encoded protein is MSKRTETDSFGKMAVESDKYWGAQTQRSLENFPIGNERLPLAFIHAFALQKKSAALVNMDLKSLEPKLGSVICQVADEIISGKYDDHFPLVVWQTGSGTQTNMNLNEVIANGANKLLGSSLGSKAPIHPNDHVNMAQSTNDSFPTAMHIAAVLEVQESLIPSLKHFHKALEKKVKDFQDIVKLGRTHLQDATPITLGQEFSAYAEQISLGLERIDGTLPRLYPLVQGGTAVGTGLNAKKDFDKKFAKQVAKATGFPFCVAKNKFEGMASHDALVELSGVLNVIATSCMKIANDIRLLGSGPRSGLGEIILPENEPGSSIMPGKVNPTQAEALTMIASQVMGNHVTITIAGASGHLELNVFNPVIIYNLLQSIMLLSDGMRVFADKCVSGIKANHDRINDFLEQSLMLVTALSPHIGYDNATEISKKAYNEDLTLKEASLALGYVSEKEFDTWVRPEKMIGPTE
- a CDS encoding ribbon-helix-helix domain-containing protein gives rise to the protein MTESSLQKHSITLWGHKTSISLETPFWQELKKIAATKGVPLNKLIENIDEARSANLSSTIRVYILECLRK
- the smpB gene encoding SsrA-binding protein SmpB, whose product is MAKKIKSLNRIVAQNRKARHDYFIESTLEAGIILVGSEVKALRKGQASIKESYAGEDKGELFLFNAYIPEYTESHQLNHETRRPRKLLLKRRELNKLLAAIKKKGVTLIPLSMYFNKRGLVKLSLGIATGKHQVDKRAVEKERDWNRQKSRLLKNE
- a CDS encoding lytic transglycosylase domain-containing protein, yielding MVRGFIGFSSMWLTMTGLFVMLIGGIDSAWGRVASPTCNKALKGAFEASEKGKWQDAFKKVSAQQCPLSTKLLQWAYYQDNRTKASFENITDFVIKNPSWPSGKLLAENAENSLSAKTPDTLILSWFQNRNPKTARGGVYLAEALLRAGRAGEAVTIIKSTWRDMNFGSAGEEKAFYLKHKSHLNPQDHIARLDRHLREDNEYLVKRMLPRVDIGHRLLAKARLALRKKRGGVDLLIAKIPFKLMQKAGLVYERVRWRRQKSSTHYDNGAWELLSGLNGNTEYSSQLWRERAILARRAIERKHFQRAYDLVKGHGFSAGVVFAEGEWLAGWLSLRFLNKPERALKHFERLHANVKTPLSRSRGAYWSGRAEEALGHSKKAKEWYTAASKYQTTYYGQLALERLNKPKSVKLFKAPRYTNGDKQSFEKKELARVAMLLKEVGQDGWIDEFLMQLALRAKSSKEMDLAISFAKNVDPRHIVIVARVVALKEVVLHPHAYPTHSLNYPKNENLEPALVWALIHRESGFDPGLTSVAGAQGMMQLMPSTANRIAKKKGLRVRKGDLLKNPDLNMRLGCSVIAELLKAYDGSYPLALAAYNAGPEPVNEWIKDFGDPRKPDVDEIDWIELISYFETRDYVQRVLELVHIYRNKDETLLSKAF